One Brachybacterium kimchii genomic window carries:
- a CDS encoding ASCH domain-containing protein: MDAHDAAHDAALPLAEFAFPGPLRDQLVGAILSGAKTATASLREEYVREGAPLPVVGAEEAVVDSDERPVAVIRATGVQVVRLADVTDGHARAEGEGHPDAAAWREGHEEFWGSVEFIAGLGEPRIVIDDDTEVVCETFEVVRRL; encoded by the coding sequence ATGGACGCGCACGACGCGGCGCACGATGCCGCACTCCCCCTCGCCGAGTTCGCCTTCCCGGGCCCCCTGAGGGACCAGCTGGTCGGGGCGATCCTGTCCGGCGCGAAGACCGCGACCGCCTCGCTGCGGGAGGAGTACGTGCGCGAGGGCGCGCCCCTGCCCGTCGTCGGGGCCGAGGAGGCGGTGGTCGATTCCGACGAGCGCCCCGTCGCGGTGATCCGCGCGACCGGCGTGCAAGTGGTGCGGCTGGCCGACGTCACCGACGGCCACGCGCGCGCCGAGGGCGAGGGCCATCCCGACGCCGCGGCCTGGCGCGAGGGCCACGAGGAGTTCTGGGGCTCGGTCGAGTTCATCGCGGGGCTCGGGGAGCCCCGGATCGTGATCGACGACGACACCGAGGTGGTGTGCGAGACCTTCGAGGTCGTGCGCAGGCTCTGA
- a CDS encoding VOC family protein has product MAAKRSERAGEGQSLGFQADGEEAPGAPLVVIEVDDLASTRAAVEAAGGTVTVEPFDFPGGTRFHVREPSGNELAVWVRAAA; this is encoded by the coding sequence GTGGCCGCGAAGAGGTCGGAGAGGGCCGGCGAGGGTCAGAGCCTCGGCTTCCAGGCCGACGGCGAGGAGGCGCCCGGGGCGCCCCTCGTGGTCATCGAGGTCGACGATCTCGCCTCGACACGCGCAGCGGTCGAAGCGGCCGGCGGCACGGTGACGGTCGAGCCCTTCGACTTCCCGGGCGGCACGCGCTTCCATGTCCGCGAGCCCAGCGGGAACGAGCTGGCCGTCTGGGTGCGAGCGGCGGCGTGA
- a CDS encoding pyrimidine dimer DNA glycosylase/endonuclease V, which translates to MRLWSLHPSILDRAALVAGWREALLAQKVLAGGTTGYTRHPQLTRFRAHPEPLAAIGAYLVGLREEATARGYRFDATRILQPGDPSALRSSAPIPVTTGQLQYELAHLRRKCEERSPDWLEQLPADGQIPAPHPLLAAKAGDVEAWEVR; encoded by the coding sequence ATGCGACTGTGGAGCCTGCACCCCTCAATCCTGGACCGCGCAGCGCTCGTCGCCGGCTGGCGCGAGGCGCTGCTCGCGCAGAAGGTGCTGGCGGGAGGCACCACGGGATACACCCGCCATCCTCAGCTCACGCGCTTCCGTGCGCACCCCGAGCCCCTCGCCGCGATCGGTGCCTACCTGGTGGGGCTGCGCGAGGAGGCGACGGCGCGCGGCTACCGCTTCGACGCCACGCGGATCCTGCAGCCCGGCGATCCGTCGGCCCTGCGCTCGTCCGCGCCGATCCCCGTCACCACCGGCCAGCTCCAGTACGAGCTCGCCCATCTGCGTCGCAAGTGCGAGGAGCGCTCCCCCGACTGGCTCGAGCAGCTCCCGGCCGACGGGCAGATCCCCGCTCCCCACCCGCTGCTGGCCGCGAAGGCCGGGGACGTGGAGGCCTGGGAAGTCCGCTGA
- a CDS encoding PH domain-containing protein — protein MNHADPTHAEQTFFAVMQRNDEPRDVWDLNLPEKILDPDETVIDVKVGDTTSDTNPLLIATDRRVLLAKEGSIRSWRVLKQAPAAEVVGVDYKPTLLSGKLRVHLRDGSAITLVTATKGHAERFVATMRGLLDGAQRSRH, from the coding sequence GTGAACCACGCCGACCCGACGCATGCCGAGCAGACGTTCTTCGCCGTCATGCAGCGCAATGACGAGCCGCGCGACGTGTGGGACCTGAACCTTCCTGAGAAGATCCTCGATCCGGACGAGACCGTGATCGACGTGAAGGTCGGGGACACGACCTCCGATACGAACCCGCTGCTGATCGCCACTGACAGGAGGGTGCTCCTCGCGAAGGAGGGCTCCATCAGGTCGTGGAGGGTCCTCAAGCAGGCGCCGGCGGCGGAGGTCGTCGGCGTCGATTACAAGCCCACCCTGTTGTCGGGGAAGCTGCGCGTGCACCTGCGCGACGGGTCCGCCATCACGCTCGTTACCGCCACGAAGGGCCATGCTGAGCGCTTCGTCGCGACCATGCGGGGCCTGCTGGATGGCGCTCAGCGTTCGCGGCACTGA
- a CDS encoding HIT family protein, whose protein sequence is MDPASCLFCSLLADPDAAWVTREDGADAAALLPLPESSLAPGHTLVIPAEHCVGVHDASPRALHSVSDLVQRIALAMFSGLGAHGVNVLNASGPASGQSVPHLHMHVVPRWEGDGLDTWPPGLSLHEIAGDIRMRLSEAVSDLTCGDDEQGAARRR, encoded by the coding sequence ATGGACCCGGCCAGCTGCCTCTTCTGCTCCCTCCTCGCCGACCCTGACGCCGCCTGGGTGACCCGGGAGGACGGGGCAGACGCCGCCGCGCTGCTGCCCCTGCCCGAGAGTTCGCTGGCACCCGGGCACACGCTCGTGATCCCGGCGGAGCACTGTGTGGGCGTCCATGACGCCTCCCCCCGAGCCCTGCACTCCGTCTCCGACCTCGTCCAGCGCATCGCCCTTGCGATGTTCTCAGGCCTCGGGGCCCACGGGGTCAACGTCCTGAACGCGAGCGGCCCCGCCTCGGGTCAGTCGGTGCCGCACCTGCACATGCACGTCGTGCCGCGGTGGGAGGGCGACGGCCTCGACACCTGGCCCCCGGGCCTCTCGCTCCACGAGATCGCTGGCGACATCCGCATGCGGTTGAGCGAGGCGGTCTCGGACCTCACCTGCGGCGACGACGAGCAGGGAGCCGCGCGCCGACGGTGA
- a CDS encoding CoA transferase — protein MSTPAIPAWTGPLDVSALAMDAVGQVVCAAGRVARARGLDVHIDTTSSLVEGSFAAIDHLRVEGRPVEAWGELSGFFAADDGWIRLHGNYPHHQAAIRRALAVEDRAGAAEAIGRLPADVAVRRILEEGGIATTVRTAGQWKAHPQARAMAEVPWRSIEAGEQRTDPPVGRVAGPAPSAPLPLDGLRVLDLTRVVAGPMATQLLACLGADVLRIDPPRRPELRDAFLASGMGKHSTSLDLATSRPVLETLLRRADVVVLGYRPGALARFGLAPEDLRERFGHLVIGSLSAWGEVGPWGERAGFDSIVQAATGIAEAYASGGAQEAPVGRHGQSDSRAGRPRTRSARTPGALPVQALDHATGNVLAAGILDLLADGRGGLVRVHLLGAARELMGRGTGATTPGVMEAAAQAGPPSTTTEPNAPSPVTTVEQSTAHGRVRTAPAPLRLDGAPLTAPIAEYGTAEPRWR, from the coding sequence ATGAGCACCCCGGCGATCCCGGCATGGACCGGCCCGCTCGACGTCTCCGCCCTCGCGATGGACGCCGTCGGGCAGGTGGTCTGCGCCGCGGGCAGGGTCGCCCGGGCCCGAGGTCTCGACGTGCACATCGACACCACGTCCTCCCTGGTCGAGGGCTCGTTCGCGGCGATCGACCACCTGCGTGTGGAGGGCAGGCCGGTTGAGGCCTGGGGCGAGCTCTCGGGCTTCTTCGCGGCCGACGACGGCTGGATCCGCCTGCACGGCAACTATCCGCACCACCAGGCCGCGATCCGTCGTGCGCTCGCCGTCGAGGACCGTGCCGGCGCGGCGGAGGCGATCGGACGTCTTCCCGCTGACGTCGCGGTCCGGCGGATTCTCGAAGAGGGTGGCATCGCCACGACGGTCCGCACCGCGGGCCAGTGGAAGGCGCACCCGCAGGCCCGAGCGATGGCGGAGGTGCCGTGGCGGAGCATCGAGGCGGGGGAGCAGCGCACCGACCCGCCCGTCGGACGCGTGGCCGGACCCGCCCCGTCGGCCCCGCTGCCGCTGGACGGGCTGCGCGTCCTGGATCTCACGCGCGTCGTCGCCGGCCCCATGGCCACCCAGCTCCTGGCCTGCCTGGGCGCCGACGTGCTGCGCATCGACCCGCCCCGTCGGCCCGAGCTGCGCGACGCCTTCCTCGCCAGCGGCATGGGCAAGCACTCGACGTCGCTCGACCTCGCGACCTCGCGACCCGTCCTCGAGACGCTGCTCCGGCGCGCCGACGTCGTGGTGCTCGGCTACCGACCCGGTGCCCTCGCCCGCTTCGGCCTCGCACCCGAGGACCTGCGCGAGCGCTTCGGCCACCTCGTGATCGGGTCCCTCTCCGCGTGGGGCGAGGTGGGCCCGTGGGGAGAGCGTGCGGGCTTCGATTCGATCGTGCAGGCCGCGACCGGCATCGCCGAGGCGTATGCGAGCGGGGGAGCGCAGGAGGCCCCTGTCGGCCGGCACGGACAGAGCGACTCCCGCGCCGGCCGCCCCCGCACGCGCTCCGCGCGGACACCCGGCGCGCTGCCCGTCCAGGCCCTCGACCACGCAACCGGGAACGTGCTCGCCGCCGGCATCCTCGATCTCCTGGCCGACGGGCGGGGCGGCCTGGTCCGCGTGCACCTGCTCGGCGCCGCGCGCGAGCTCATGGGGCGGGGAACGGGGGCGACGACGCCCGGGGTGATGGAGGCGGCTGCGCAGGCGGGCCCGCCGTCCACCACCACCGAGCCGAATGCGCCCTCCCCTGTCACGACGGTCGAGCAGAGCACCGCACACGGAAGGGTCCGCACCGCGCCCGCCCCTCTGCGCCTCGACGGCGCCCCTCTGACCGCCCCCATCGCCGAGTACGGGACCGCGGAGCCGCGCTGGCGATGA
- a CDS encoding LamG-like jellyroll fold domain-containing protein produces MTSTPWRATTFTLAATLSLGLCPAMASSTPLPTGPLGTGPSVEAPAQPVPADGDSAKQAARAPLPKAQAETPAPDVLDVDPSRGNTEDATGRKATAFGDAPKVSTDHALGRDVAAFDGTNAIGYDFADGYDKTSTALTMECTIRFDAPLPEGSDEGSGNLCGAKEGGGYSLTAYGKTLKMMVNVDGKYYGAGVDIEQGVWYHAVGVWDGDTVSLYLNGKKVAESPAEGKAITAPKDSARQFFVGADTNSTGKPQFNATGSVANAAVYSRALSDDQVTARYADTFTHRTEDQAGFTLSSPAPGKQLTRPTTLQGTVENEDLLAGDLTLKLDGKPIALGDEIGPGLKAGTHTISYSGKDALGTAVKGSTAFTSTTIPTAGGTTQSSGSGQATLTARATSPSGASLRTTFLQGDVAQAKNSRTGTIPASAFDEKEGVDGDVKLSDAKATKDELAPSDGTTLQTEKTDQIPALSTEIPFSEEGQSLVWRGEVDPERAVQLLALNTETGRYEVLDSARGSSDGQVELDGSAAKANDDHGTIKTLVLGTDPFADDLDKPVDDSFEDPDDYDFSLMHITDTQYLSQGATARPTAAERTEWADAYEDSYRWLAEHGKERKVAFVAHTGDVVESWNSGATDRSVPEKEMQFADGAQKILEDTGIPNAAIPGNHDNLGGEDDTLFNETFGPERYEAQAQKESWKAEGAEYHPWKEGDNSNSYNLFSAGGEDFVTVNLGYSVTKEEADWAAGILAKYPTRNGIVLTHAYLKPSSSPDGRGGPFSADGQLIYDRVLSKSPNADLVLSGHEHGVNISVRKDVGQKGNDVTELLADYQFYEVGSDELGLTEEGGYGKDTGLRFGASFFRLLQFDLDKGEVSVDTYSPYLDNFGAHEYDTKGRYDGREDDFRVPVQFDGRTTAFTTDAMMGLTPTTKTIDEVTHESGEDAKVTWKGLKDGKAYGWFAVTRDVSRAADPEADRRTVLKHGGGSGSGSGDLTEGIVQHGVFTGTGESQHDDGNRPGKGHDKGHDKGHGKGKGHGKGKGGSGHGKGHGRS; encoded by the coding sequence ATGACCTCGACGCCATGGCGCGCCACGACCTTCACCCTCGCCGCGACGCTCTCCCTGGGGCTCTGCCCCGCGATGGCCTCCTCGACGCCGCTGCCGACCGGGCCGCTCGGCACGGGCCCGTCGGTCGAGGCACCCGCTCAGCCCGTCCCCGCCGACGGCGACAGCGCGAAGCAGGCCGCCCGTGCACCGCTGCCGAAGGCGCAGGCCGAGACGCCCGCGCCCGACGTCCTGGACGTCGACCCCTCCCGCGGGAACACCGAGGACGCCACCGGCCGGAAGGCCACCGCCTTCGGCGACGCGCCGAAGGTCTCCACCGACCACGCGCTGGGCCGCGACGTCGCCGCCTTCGACGGCACCAACGCGATCGGCTACGACTTCGCCGACGGCTACGACAAGACCTCGACGGCGCTCACCATGGAGTGCACCATCCGCTTCGACGCCCCGCTGCCCGAGGGCAGCGACGAGGGCTCCGGCAACCTCTGCGGCGCCAAGGAGGGCGGCGGCTACTCGCTGACCGCCTACGGCAAGACCCTCAAGATGATGGTCAACGTCGACGGGAAGTACTACGGGGCCGGCGTCGACATCGAGCAGGGCGTCTGGTACCACGCGGTCGGCGTGTGGGACGGCGACACCGTCTCCCTCTACCTCAACGGCAAGAAGGTCGCCGAGTCGCCCGCCGAGGGCAAGGCCATCACGGCGCCCAAGGACTCCGCCCGACAGTTCTTCGTTGGCGCAGACACGAACTCGACCGGCAAGCCGCAGTTCAACGCCACCGGCTCGGTCGCGAACGCCGCCGTCTACTCGAGGGCCCTGAGCGACGACCAGGTCACCGCGCGCTATGCGGACACCTTCACCCACCGCACCGAGGACCAGGCCGGCTTCACCCTCTCCAGCCCCGCTCCCGGCAAGCAGCTCACCCGTCCCACCACCCTCCAGGGCACCGTCGAGAACGAGGACCTCCTCGCCGGCGACCTCACCCTGAAGCTCGACGGGAAGCCGATCGCCCTCGGCGATGAGATCGGCCCCGGCCTCAAGGCCGGCACCCACACCATCAGCTACTCGGGGAAGGACGCCCTGGGGACGGCCGTGAAGGGCTCGACGGCCTTCACCAGCACCACCATCCCCACGGCGGGCGGCACCACCCAGTCCAGCGGCAGCGGCCAGGCGACGCTCACCGCCCGCGCCACCAGCCCCAGCGGCGCCTCCCTGCGCACCACCTTCCTGCAGGGCGACGTCGCGCAGGCGAAGAACTCCCGCACGGGCACGATCCCCGCCTCCGCCTTCGACGAGAAGGAGGGCGTGGACGGCGACGTGAAGCTCTCCGACGCGAAGGCGACGAAGGACGAGCTGGCCCCGTCGGACGGCACCACCCTGCAGACCGAGAAGACCGATCAGATCCCCGCGCTCTCCACCGAGATCCCCTTCTCCGAGGAGGGCCAGAGCCTCGTCTGGCGCGGTGAGGTCGACCCCGAGCGGGCCGTGCAGCTGCTCGCCCTGAACACCGAGACCGGGCGCTACGAGGTGCTCGACTCGGCGCGCGGCTCCTCCGACGGCCAGGTCGAGCTCGACGGCAGCGCCGCGAAGGCCAACGACGACCACGGCACCATCAAGACGCTGGTCCTGGGCACGGATCCCTTCGCCGACGATCTCGACAAGCCGGTCGACGACTCCTTCGAGGACCCCGACGACTACGACTTCTCGCTGATGCACATCACCGACACCCAGTACCTCTCCCAGGGCGCGACCGCCCGGCCCACCGCGGCCGAGCGCACCGAGTGGGCCGACGCCTACGAGGACTCCTACCGCTGGCTCGCCGAGCACGGCAAGGAGCGCAAGGTCGCCTTCGTCGCCCACACCGGGGACGTCGTGGAGTCCTGGAACTCCGGCGCGACCGACCGCTCCGTGCCGGAGAAGGAGATGCAGTTCGCCGACGGCGCCCAGAAGATCCTCGAGGACACCGGCATCCCCAACGCCGCCATCCCCGGGAACCACGACAACCTGGGCGGGGAGGACGACACCCTGTTCAACGAGACCTTCGGTCCCGAGCGCTACGAGGCGCAGGCGCAGAAGGAGTCCTGGAAGGCAGAGGGCGCGGAGTACCACCCGTGGAAGGAGGGCGACAACTCCAACTCCTACAACCTGTTCAGCGCGGGCGGCGAGGACTTCGTGACCGTCAACCTCGGCTACTCCGTGACGAAGGAGGAGGCCGACTGGGCCGCCGGGATCCTCGCGAAGTACCCGACCCGCAACGGCATCGTCCTCACCCACGCCTACCTCAAGCCCTCGTCCTCGCCCGACGGTCGCGGGGGCCCGTTCTCGGCCGACGGCCAGCTCATCTACGACCGGGTCCTCTCCAAGAGCCCGAACGCGGACCTGGTGCTCTCGGGCCACGAGCACGGTGTGAACATCAGCGTGCGCAAGGACGTGGGCCAGAAGGGCAACGACGTCACCGAGCTGCTGGCCGACTACCAGTTCTACGAGGTCGGTTCCGACGAGCTGGGCCTCACCGAGGAGGGCGGCTACGGCAAGGACACGGGCCTGCGCTTCGGCGCCAGCTTCTTCCGCCTCCTCCAGTTCGACCTCGACAAGGGCGAGGTCAGCGTCGACACCTACTCCCCGTACCTCGACAACTTCGGGGCCCACGAGTACGACACCAAGGGGCGGTACGACGGCCGTGAGGACGACTTCCGCGTCCCCGTCCAGTTCGACGGCCGCACCACCGCGTTCACGACCGACGCGATGATGGGCCTGACCCCGACGACGAAGACCATCGACGAGGTCACGCACGAGTCGGGCGAGGACGCGAAGGTCACCTGGAAGGGCCTGAAGGACGGGAAGGCCTACGGCTGGTTCGCCGTGACCCGCGACGTGTCGCGGGCGGCCGATCCCGAGGCCGACCGTCGCACCGTGCTCAAGCACGGCGGCGGCTCGGGCTCCGGCTCGGGCGACCTCACCGAGGGCATCGTCCAGCACGGCGTGTTCACCGGCACCGGCGAGTCGCAGCACGACGACGGCAACCGCCCCGGGAAGGGCCACGACAAGGGCCACGACAAGGGCCACGGGAAGGGCAAGGGCCACGGCAAGGGCAAGGGCGGTTCCGGCCACGGCAAGGGCCACGGCCGCAGCTGA
- a CDS encoding cysteine hydrolase family protein — protein sequence MTSQPAHPHPDDPVSSPSPWLVVVDPQRIFADPSSKWSSPFFDQAMERIALLAAHVGPERTVVTRWLPTADRSGSWADYFAAWPFADVAPEDPLFDLVGAAHGLTAHPTVDEPTFGKWGAGLEEVVGPHPDLLLTGVSTDCCVLSTALAAADAGARVRVVTDACAASTGENATTALQVMGLYAPQVRLTTSAELLQGAAGSWQGERQN from the coding sequence ATGACCTCGCAGCCTGCGCATCCGCACCCCGACGACCCCGTGTCGTCCCCCTCCCCCTGGCTCGTGGTCGTCGATCCGCAGCGGATCTTCGCCGACCCGTCCTCGAAGTGGTCCTCGCCGTTCTTCGACCAGGCGATGGAGCGCATCGCGCTCCTCGCGGCGCACGTGGGCCCCGAGCGCACGGTCGTGACCCGCTGGCTGCCGACGGCCGACCGCTCGGGGTCCTGGGCCGACTACTTCGCCGCCTGGCCCTTCGCCGACGTCGCCCCGGAGGATCCGCTCTTCGATCTCGTCGGGGCCGCCCACGGTCTCACCGCGCATCCGACCGTCGACGAGCCCACGTTCGGCAAGTGGGGCGCCGGGCTCGAGGAGGTCGTCGGACCGCACCCCGACCTCCTGCTGACCGGTGTCTCGACCGACTGCTGCGTGCTCTCCACCGCCCTCGCCGCGGCCGACGCCGGGGCGCGCGTGCGCGTGGTGACCGACGCCTGCGCCGCCTCGACGGGCGAGAATGCCACGACGGCCCTGCAGGTCATGGGTCTGTACGCGCCGCAGGTCCGGCTGACGACGTCCGCCGAGCTGCTGCAGGGGGCCGCCGGGTCATGGCAGGGTGAGAGGCAGAACTGA
- a CDS encoding FUSC family protein: MRPSLPDPRSLSGHVSSTARSMVTLGPGRADLAPAVRIAVSLAAPLVILLLSGHIQWAMFASFGGFTSIYARYVPTAIRVSHHVRVGVLLTICVGIGALLSQLAAADVLGHGMHLALTTVAGALAAAIGSVLVMSKGLRPTGAVFPVFAVTAVSSAPSVASWWLALLIAGASAGWCVLLGFLARWTGEANVDAAAPDTSGITGRMRRQEFARYGFAALVSGIIASLTGIPSPYWAQVAAVVPLSAPGRRLQVERGLHRIVGTALGVGVTAFLLSFPSQPWQLLVWVILMQFLAELFVLRNYSLALVFITPLALLMVQLASPRPVGSLLAARVSESAIGAVVGIGTVLLAVALERRRARRLGAA; the protein is encoded by the coding sequence GTGCGCCCCTCTCTCCCCGATCCCCGGTCCCTCAGCGGGCATGTGTCCTCGACCGCCCGCAGCATGGTCACGCTCGGCCCGGGCAGGGCCGACCTCGCGCCCGCCGTGAGGATCGCGGTCTCGCTCGCGGCGCCGCTCGTGATCCTGCTGCTGAGCGGTCACATCCAGTGGGCGATGTTCGCCTCCTTCGGCGGGTTCACCTCCATCTACGCGCGGTACGTGCCGACCGCGATCCGCGTGAGCCACCACGTGCGCGTGGGCGTCCTGCTGACGATCTGCGTGGGCATCGGCGCCCTGCTCTCCCAGCTCGCGGCCGCCGACGTGCTCGGCCACGGGATGCACCTCGCCCTGACCACGGTGGCCGGGGCTCTCGCCGCCGCGATCGGCTCGGTGCTCGTGATGAGCAAGGGCCTGCGTCCGACGGGGGCCGTGTTCCCCGTCTTCGCGGTCACCGCGGTCTCCAGCGCCCCGTCGGTCGCCTCCTGGTGGCTCGCCCTCCTGATCGCCGGCGCCTCGGCCGGATGGTGCGTGCTGCTGGGATTCCTGGCTCGCTGGACGGGCGAGGCGAACGTCGACGCCGCAGCCCCGGACACCTCGGGCATCACGGGCAGGATGCGCCGCCAGGAGTTCGCCCGCTACGGCTTCGCCGCGCTGGTCAGCGGCATCATCGCGTCCCTCACGGGGATCCCCTCCCCGTACTGGGCGCAGGTCGCGGCCGTCGTCCCGCTCTCGGCGCCCGGTCGGCGCCTGCAGGTGGAGCGCGGGCTGCACCGGATCGTCGGGACGGCCCTGGGCGTGGGGGTGACGGCGTTCCTGCTCTCGTTCCCCAGCCAGCCCTGGCAGCTGCTGGTGTGGGTCATCCTCATGCAGTTCCTCGCCGAGTTGTTCGTGCTGCGCAACTACTCGCTGGCGCTCGTGTTCATCACGCCGCTCGCGCTGCTGATGGTGCAGCTGGCGAGCCCGCGGCCCGTGGGATCGCTGCTCGCCGCGCGCGTCTCGGAGTCGGCGATCGGTGCGGTCGTGGGCATCGGCACGGTGCTGCTGGCCGTCGCCCTCGAGCGCCGGCGGGCCCGGCGCCTCGGCGCGGCCTGA
- a CDS encoding purine-cytosine permease family protein: MSSADPRPVGPSDSSVGPVGPAGPVGSPLVETTGIEIIAESERTAKPHQLFWPWFAANVSVFGMSYGAYVLGFGISFWQAVVVAVIGIVVSFALCGLIAIAGKRGSAPTMVLSRAAFGVHGQKLPGIISWLTSIGWETSLAISAVLATATVFQALGLASGTTVLVIATLAIAAIIVTASVLGYHTIMRIQSVLTWATGAMTILFMILTIPHIDLSAVMAAPGGNVQKMIGALVMVMTGFGLGWINIAADWSRYQRRATSDGAIIAWNTIGGSAAPVILVVFGLLLAGSDADVMAKIGDDPVGTLVTLLPLWALIPFWIVAVLTLVSGAVNGIYSSGLTLLSLGIRIPRPAAAFVDGAILTAGTIWVVFFAGSFIGPFQSFLVTLGVPIASWAGILIADVLTRRTDYDETSLFDARGRYGAVDWTSIATLVVTSALGWGLVVNQYSDASYNDWQGYLLEPLGLGTFIDAPDGAYWDGPWAYSNLGVLLALVLSFAVAMVFRRPRIRHQEVGLTRRGR; this comes from the coding sequence ATGTCGTCCGCAGATCCCCGCCCCGTCGGCCCGTCCGACTCCTCCGTCGGCCCCGTCGGACCCGCCGGCCCCGTCGGCTCTCCGCTGGTCGAGACCACCGGCATCGAGATCATCGCCGAGTCCGAGCGCACCGCGAAGCCCCACCAGCTGTTCTGGCCGTGGTTCGCCGCGAACGTGTCGGTGTTCGGCATGAGCTACGGCGCCTACGTGCTGGGCTTCGGGATCTCCTTCTGGCAGGCGGTCGTCGTCGCCGTGATCGGGATCGTCGTCAGCTTCGCCCTGTGCGGCCTGATCGCGATCGCGGGCAAGCGCGGCAGCGCACCGACGATGGTGCTCTCCCGCGCCGCCTTCGGCGTGCACGGTCAGAAGCTGCCGGGGATCATCTCGTGGCTCACCTCGATCGGCTGGGAGACCTCGCTCGCGATCTCCGCCGTGCTCGCCACCGCGACCGTGTTCCAGGCCCTGGGCCTCGCCTCCGGGACGACGGTGCTGGTCATCGCCACCCTCGCGATCGCAGCGATCATCGTGACCGCCTCGGTGCTGGGCTATCACACGATCATGCGGATCCAGTCGGTGCTGACCTGGGCGACAGGCGCGATGACGATCCTGTTCATGATCCTCACGATCCCCCACATCGACCTCTCCGCGGTGATGGCGGCCCCGGGCGGGAACGTGCAGAAGATGATCGGCGCGCTGGTGATGGTGATGACCGGCTTCGGTCTGGGCTGGATCAACATCGCGGCCGACTGGTCCCGCTACCAGCGCCGCGCGACGTCCGACGGCGCGATCATCGCCTGGAACACGATCGGCGGCTCGGCCGCCCCCGTGATCCTCGTGGTGTTCGGACTGCTGCTGGCCGGCTCCGACGCCGACGTGATGGCGAAGATCGGCGACGACCCGGTGGGGACGCTCGTGACCTTGCTGCCGCTGTGGGCGCTGATCCCCTTCTGGATCGTCGCCGTGCTGACCCTCGTCTCCGGCGCGGTCAACGGCATCTACTCCTCGGGCCTGACGCTGCTGAGCCTGGGCATCCGCATCCCCCGACCGGCGGCCGCGTTCGTCGACGGCGCGATCCTCACCGCGGGCACCATCTGGGTGGTGTTCTTCGCGGGCAGCTTCATCGGCCCCTTCCAGAGCTTCCTGGTCACGCTCGGCGTGCCGATCGCCTCCTGGGCCGGCATCCTCATCGCCGACGTGCTCACCCGCCGCACCGACTACGACGAGACCTCGCTGTTCGACGCCCGCGGACGCTACGGGGCCGTGGACTGGACCTCGATCGCGACCCTCGTGGTCACCTCGGCGCTGGGCTGGGGCCTCGTGGTCAACCAGTACTCCGACGCGTCGTACAACGACTGGCAGGGCTACCTGCTCGAGCCGCTGGGCCTGGGCACCTTCATCGATGCGCCCGACGGCGCCTACTGGGACGGCCCGTGGGCGTACTCGAACCTGGGCGTGCTGCTCGCGCTCGTGCTGTCCTTCGCGGTCGCGATGGTGTTCCGCCGCCCGCGCATCCGCCACCAGGAGGTCGGGCTCACGCGCCGCGGGCGGTGA
- a CDS encoding PH domain-containing protein, with translation MSLADPTHAEQTFFAVLNKNDEAKNALTVDLPERVLDPEETVLDTKVGDIQNDTTPILLATDRRVVLTRRRAFGSWKILKQAPAAEVVDVDFKPTLLSGKLRVHLRDGTQIVLSTGTKDHAQRFVSTMHGLLGR, from the coding sequence GTGAGCCTTGCCGACCCGACACACGCCGAGCAGACCTTCTTCGCCGTTCTGAACAAGAACGACGAGGCAAAGAACGCGCTCACCGTCGATCTGCCGGAGCGGGTCCTCGATCCGGAGGAGACCGTCCTCGACACGAAGGTCGGCGACATCCAGAACGACACCACCCCGATCCTCCTGGCGACCGACCGACGCGTCGTGCTCACACGCCGACGTGCGTTCGGCTCGTGGAAGATCCTCAAGCAGGCGCCGGCGGCGGAGGTCGTCGACGTCGACTTCAAGCCCACCCTGCTGTCCGGGAAGCTGCGCGTGCACTTGCGCGACGGAACGCAGATCGTGCTGTCGACAGGGACGAAGGACCACGCGCAGCGGTTCGTCTCCACGATGCACGGGCTGCTCGGGCGCTGA